In the genome of Triticum urartu cultivar G1812 chromosome 5, Tu2.1, whole genome shotgun sequence, one region contains:
- the LOC125505974 gene encoding rust resistance kinase Lr10-like produces the protein MPPWWLLLHFLAAVLAMDVEGRQDRYACPPFSCGHLQDVHHPFRLRGDPTKCGSPSYELVCAGDRATIQINTGTYLVTEINYGRSYMWVVDANLDMSSSCPLPRWDQRPYLNGLQGPDGLVDLIPPVVTWANFVNCSRAITNSSDYKPVVCLSTSTSFVYVLIDSYYVEKLKPSCGYLAMAALGDQSMLYDNASHETLVGSLRGGFPVLFPFSYERRPGSFRGCLKDNIRSNEHLSSLRFAIVYSPAMLKFIAGVCRFVVAPLVVLFFLAHKYWKTRITIDAVEKFLQMQQVIGPTRYAYTDIVAVTSHFRDKLGQGGYGSVYKGILLPGDVHVAIKMLDGKSCCDGEDFISEVSTIGRIHHVNVVRLVGFCSEEMRRALVYEYMPHGSLDKYIFSAEKSFSWDKLNEIALGIARGINYLHQGCDMQILHFDIKPHNILLDTNFVPKVADFGLAKLYPRDNSFVPLSALRGTIGYIAPEMVSRSFGIISSKSDVYSFGMLLLEMAGGRRNADPNAANSSQAFYPSWVYDRLTKHEPGEISAEMHELERKLCLVGLCCIQMKSHDRPEMSEAIEMLEGSVDSMQVPSRPFFCDDEHSPVVEPYHFLSELTTISEEGE, from the exons GGCGATCCAACCAAGTGCGGTTCTCCGTCATACGAGCTGGTTTGCGCCGGCGACCGGGCTACAATTCAGATCAACACAGGGACATACTTGGTCACCGAGATCAACTACGGACGTTCATACATGTGGGTCGTGGACGCCAACCTTGACATGAGCAGCAGCTGCCCTCTTCCTCGCTGGGACCAGCGTCCCTACCTAAATGGTCTCCAGGGGCCTGATGGACTGGTCGATTTGATCCCCCCCGTGGTTACATGGGCCAACTTTGTGAATTGTTCACGGGCGATCACCAACAGTAGTGACTACAAACCGGTGGTTTGTCTGAGCACCAGCACTTCTTTCGTCTATGTGCTGATCGACTCTTATTATGTTGAGAAGCTTAAGCCTTCTTGCGGGTACTTGGCCATGGCTGCCTTGGGTGATCAGAGCATGCTATATGATAACGCAAGCCACGAAACTCTGGTAGGATCCCTCAGGGGAGGATTTCCTGTTTTGTTTCCTTTCAGTTATGAGAGGAGGCCTGGGAGCTTCAGGGGCTGCCTGAAGG ATAATATTCGTTCCAATGAACACCTTAGCTCGCTACGCTTTGCAATAGTATACTCCCCGGCGATGTTGAAGTTCATTGCTG GAGTATGCAGGTTCGTGGTTGCTCCCCTGGTGGTACTGTTCTTCCTGGCCCACAAATATTGGAAAACAAGAATCACAATTGATGCGGTCGAGAAGTTCTTACAAATGCAGCAAGTGATCGGCCCAACAAGGTATGCTTACACAGATATTGTCGCGGTCACAAGCCATTTCAGAGACAAGCTAGGTCAGGGAGGCTATGGCTCCGTGTACAAGGGCATTCTGCTCCCAGGCGATGTCCATGTGGCCATCAAGATGCTGGACGGTAAATCCTGCTGCGACGGAGAAGATTTCATCAGTGAGGTCTCCACCATCGGCAGAATCCACCACGTCAATGTGGTCCGTCTGGTCGGGTTCTGCTCGGAGGAAATGAGGAGGGCGCTAGTCTACGAGTATATGCCCCATGGTTCTCTTGATAAGTACATCTTCTCGGCCGAGAAGAGTTTCTCCTGGGACAAGCTCAATGAAATTGCCTTGGGCATTGCTAGAGGAATCAACTACCTGCATCAAGGATGCGACATGCAGATTCTACACTTTGACATCAAGCCGCACAACATCCTTCTTGACACCAATTTTGTCCCAAAAGTTGCCGATTTTGGCCTTGCCAAGCTATACCCAAGGGACAACAGTTTTGTGCCGTTGAGCGCCCTACGGGGAACAATCGGGTACATAGCTCCTGAGATGGTATCCCGGAGCTTTGGCATCATATCTAGCAAGTCAGATGTTTACAGCTTCGGGATGCTGCTGTTGGAGATGGCTGGAGGACGCAGGAACGCTGACCCGAACGCGGCAAACTCAAGCCAGGCATTCTACCCATCGTGGGTGTATGACCGCCTAACTAAACATGAACCGGGTGAGATATCTGCTGAGATGCATGAATTGGAGAGGAAGCTGTGCCTTGTTGGTCTGTGTTGCATCCAGATGAAGTCCCACGATCGGCCAGAGATGAGCGAAGCCATAGAGATGCTCGAAGGGAGCGTTGATAGCATGCAGGTGCCTTCAAGGCCATTCTTCTGTGATGATGAGCACAGCCCTGTAGTGGAGCCTTACCATTTCCTCTCTGAGCTGACTACCATTTCGGAGGAGGGTGAGTGA
- the LOC125510604 gene encoding serine/threonine-protein kinase SRPK-like isoform X1 has protein sequence MAEAPAASRRAEEAGSRRRAEEEAEAAAAADGDGDSSVYTSEDEGTEDYRRGGYHAVRPGDTFKQGAYVVQSKLGWGHFSTVWLAWDTAHSRYVALKVQKSAQHYTEAAMDEIKILRQIADGDPEDSRCVVKLLDHFKHSGPNGSHVCMVFEFLGDNLLTLIKYTDYRGIPLPMVKEICRHVLIGLDYLHRELSIIHTDLKPENILLVSTIDPSKDPRKSGVPLVPPAARAIEPPPRAPAAPSVSSGLTRNQKKKIRKKAKRVAASTSEGNGAVASADTDESDDKGDLSTANEGSPSEDGDRKRGGGPRRGSKGTRKRMAMEAELSCKLVDFGNACWTYKQFTSDIQTRQYRCPEVLLGSKYSTSADLWSFACICFELASGDVLFDPHSGDNFDRDEQDHLALMMELLGMMPRKIALGGRYSRDYFNRYGDLRHIRRLRFWPLSKVLVEKYEFXDIDAIAMSDFLVPILDFVPEKRPTAAQLLQHPWFDAGPLRRQPRALADTAENPVDGAPENKGKEKDDERDAMAAELGNIAIDGASSSKTAKDPQAGSKQKIANGTPSKK, from the exons ATGGCCGAGGCTCCGGCGGCGAGCCGCAGGGCGGAGGAGGCGGGGAGCCGGCGCcgcgcggaggaggaggcggaggcggcggccgccGCCGACGGGGACGGGGACAGCAGCGTCTACACCTCCGAGGACGAGGGCACGGAGGACTACCGCCGCGGCGGCTACCACGCCGTCCGCCCCGGCGACACCTTCAAGCAGGGCGCCTACGTCGTGCAGTCCAAGCTCGGCTGGGGCCACTTCTCCACCGTCTGGCTCGCCTGGGACACCGCCCACTCC AGGTATGTGGCCCTCAAGGTGCAGAAGAGTGCACAGCACTACACGGAGGCTGCCATGGATGAGATCAAGATCTTGAGGCAGATTGCCGATGGCGACCCTGAAGACTCCCGCTGTGTTGTGAAGCTTCTTGACCACTTCAAGCACTCGGGCCCCAACGGGAGCCATGTCTGCATGGTGTTTGAGTTTCTTGGTGATAACTTGCTCACCCTGATCAAGTACACTGACTATCGTGGTATTCCGCTTCCAATGGTTAAGGAGATATGCCGGCATGTGCTCATTGGCCTTGACTACCTCCACCGCGAGCTTTCCATTATCCACACTGACCTGAAGCCTGAGAATATATTGCTCGTGTCCACCATTGACCCCTCGAAGGATCCCCGGAAGTCAGGTGTGCCACTGGTGCCCCCTGCTGCAAGGGCCATCGAGCCACCTCCAAGGGCACCTGCTGCACCATCAGTAAGTAGTGGCCTCACCAGGAACCAAAAGAAGAAGATCCGGAAGAAAGCCAAACGTGTAGCTGCTTCAACTTCAGAAGGCAATGGGGCAGTGGCATCCGCTGACACGGACGAATCAGATGACAAGGGAGATCTGAGTACAGCAAATGAGGGCAGTCCTAGCGAGGATGGGGACAGGAAGAGAGGAGGGGGGCCTAGGCGGGGCAGCAAAGGGACTAGGAAGAGAATGGCGATGGAAGCTGAACTAAGCTGCAAGCTGGTGGACTTTGGAAATGCATGTTGGACGTACAAGCAGTTCACAAGTGATATCCAGACAAGGCAATACAGATGTCCCGAGGTCCTTCTGGGCTCCAAGTACTCTACATCTGCCGACCTGTGGTCCTTTGCATGCATATGCTTTGAACTTGCCTCAGGAGATGTGCTCTTTGATCCGCATAGTGGAGATAACTTTGACAGGGATGAG CAGGATCACCTTGCGCTGATGATGGAGCTACTTGGAATGATGCCTCGAAAG ATTGCCTTGGGTGGCCGATATTCACGTGACTACTTCAATCGTTACGGGGACTTGAGGCACATCCGTCGCTTGCGGTTCTGGCCTCTCAGCAAGGTGCTTGTTGAGAAGTATGAATTC NNCGACATAGATGCCATTGCCATGTCAGACTTTCTCGTCCCAATACTTGATTTTGTTCCCGAGAAGCGTCCGACAGCTGCTCAGTTGCTTCAGCACCCATGGTTTGATGCTGGACCCCTTCGACGGCAGCCCAGAGCGCTGGCGGACACGGCTGAGAATCCAGTTGATGGCGCTCCAGAGAACAAAGGCAAAGAGAAAGATGATGAAAGAGATGCAATGGCTGCGGAGCTGGGGAACATCGCCATAGATGGCGCTTCTTCATCCAAGACAGCGAAGGATCCCCAAGCAGGTTCCAAGCAAAAGATTGCAAATGGTACGCCTTCTAAGAAGTGA
- the LOC125510604 gene encoding serine/threonine-protein kinase SRPK-like isoform X2 produces the protein MAEAPAASRRAEEAGSRRRAEEEAEAAAAADGDGDSSVYTSEDEGTEDYRRGGYHAVRPGDTFKQGAYVVQSKLGWGHFSTVWLAWDTAHSRYVALKVQKSAQHYTEAAMDEIKILRQIADGDPEDSRCVVKLLDHFKHSGPNGSHVCMVFEFLGDNLLTLIKYTDYRGIPLPMVKEICRHVLIGLDYLHRELSIIHTDLKPENILLVSTIDPSKDPRKSGVPLVPPAARAIEPPPRAPAAPSVSSGLTRNQKKKIRKKAKRVAASTSEGNGAVASADTDESDDKGDLSTANEGSPSEDGDRKRGGGPRRGSKGTRKRMAMEAELSCKLVDFGNACWTYKQFTSDIQTRQYRCPEVLLGSKYSTSADLWSFACICFELASGDVLFDPHSGDNFDRDEDHLALMMELLGMMPRKIALGGRYSRDYFNRYGDLRHIRRLRFWPLSKVLVEKYEFXDIDAIAMSDFLVPILDFVPEKRPTAAQLLQHPWFDAGPLRRQPRALADTAENPVDGAPENKGKEKDDERDAMAAELGNIAIDGASSSKTAKDPQAGSKQKIANGTPSKK, from the exons ATGGCCGAGGCTCCGGCGGCGAGCCGCAGGGCGGAGGAGGCGGGGAGCCGGCGCcgcgcggaggaggaggcggaggcggcggccgccGCCGACGGGGACGGGGACAGCAGCGTCTACACCTCCGAGGACGAGGGCACGGAGGACTACCGCCGCGGCGGCTACCACGCCGTCCGCCCCGGCGACACCTTCAAGCAGGGCGCCTACGTCGTGCAGTCCAAGCTCGGCTGGGGCCACTTCTCCACCGTCTGGCTCGCCTGGGACACCGCCCACTCC AGGTATGTGGCCCTCAAGGTGCAGAAGAGTGCACAGCACTACACGGAGGCTGCCATGGATGAGATCAAGATCTTGAGGCAGATTGCCGATGGCGACCCTGAAGACTCCCGCTGTGTTGTGAAGCTTCTTGACCACTTCAAGCACTCGGGCCCCAACGGGAGCCATGTCTGCATGGTGTTTGAGTTTCTTGGTGATAACTTGCTCACCCTGATCAAGTACACTGACTATCGTGGTATTCCGCTTCCAATGGTTAAGGAGATATGCCGGCATGTGCTCATTGGCCTTGACTACCTCCACCGCGAGCTTTCCATTATCCACACTGACCTGAAGCCTGAGAATATATTGCTCGTGTCCACCATTGACCCCTCGAAGGATCCCCGGAAGTCAGGTGTGCCACTGGTGCCCCCTGCTGCAAGGGCCATCGAGCCACCTCCAAGGGCACCTGCTGCACCATCAGTAAGTAGTGGCCTCACCAGGAACCAAAAGAAGAAGATCCGGAAGAAAGCCAAACGTGTAGCTGCTTCAACTTCAGAAGGCAATGGGGCAGTGGCATCCGCTGACACGGACGAATCAGATGACAAGGGAGATCTGAGTACAGCAAATGAGGGCAGTCCTAGCGAGGATGGGGACAGGAAGAGAGGAGGGGGGCCTAGGCGGGGCAGCAAAGGGACTAGGAAGAGAATGGCGATGGAAGCTGAACTAAGCTGCAAGCTGGTGGACTTTGGAAATGCATGTTGGACGTACAAGCAGTTCACAAGTGATATCCAGACAAGGCAATACAGATGTCCCGAGGTCCTTCTGGGCTCCAAGTACTCTACATCTGCCGACCTGTGGTCCTTTGCATGCATATGCTTTGAACTTGCCTCAGGAGATGTGCTCTTTGATCCGCATAGTGGAGATAACTTTGACAGGGATGAG GATCACCTTGCGCTGATGATGGAGCTACTTGGAATGATGCCTCGAAAG ATTGCCTTGGGTGGCCGATATTCACGTGACTACTTCAATCGTTACGGGGACTTGAGGCACATCCGTCGCTTGCGGTTCTGGCCTCTCAGCAAGGTGCTTGTTGAGAAGTATGAATTC NNCGACATAGATGCCATTGCCATGTCAGACTTTCTCGTCCCAATACTTGATTTTGTTCCCGAGAAGCGTCCGACAGCTGCTCAGTTGCTTCAGCACCCATGGTTTGATGCTGGACCCCTTCGACGGCAGCCCAGAGCGCTGGCGGACACGGCTGAGAATCCAGTTGATGGCGCTCCAGAGAACAAAGGCAAAGAGAAAGATGATGAAAGAGATGCAATGGCTGCGGAGCTGGGGAACATCGCCATAGATGGCGCTTCTTCATCCAAGACAGCGAAGGATCCCCAAGCAGGTTCCAAGCAAAAGATTGCAAATGGTACGCCTTCTAAGAAGTGA
- the LOC125510605 gene encoding probable NAD(P)H dehydrogenase (quinone) FQR1-like 1 gives MGKGGGCVFSKGQRLPLPPHRRDRTFIPAPATTASEPTPATTAPEPTPATAAPAPRQVRIYVVFYSMYGQVRRLARAVQRGVGSVPGALGILLRVPETLPRAVLARMGALEAAAEMDAEGIPVADPGGLPDADGFLFGFPARYGAMAAQMQAFFDSTAPLCRGQRLAGKPAGFFVSTGTQCGGQETTAWTAITQLAHHGMLFVPIGYTFREGMFEMEELRGGSPYGAGVFAGDGSRPPSELELALAEHHGRYMATLVKRMVHGADA, from the exons ATGGGCAAGGGCGGCGGCTGCGTGTTCAGCAAGGGCCAGCGCCTCCCGCTCCCCCCGCACCGCCGCGACCGCACATTCATCCCGGCCCCTGCCACCACCGCATCGGAGCCGACCCCGGCCACCACCGCGCCAGAGCCGACCCCGGCCACCGCCGCGCCGGCGCCACGCCAGGTCCGTATCTACGTCGTCTTCTACTCCATGTACGGGCAGGTGCGGCGCCTGGCGCGGGCGGTGCAGCGCGGGGTGGGGTCCGTCCCGGGCGCGCTGGGGATCCTGCTGCGCGTGCCGGAGACCCTGCCGCGCGCCGTGCTGGCCAGGATGGGCGCGCTGGAGGCCGCCGCGGAGATGGACGCGGAGGGGATCCCCGTGGCGGACCCCGGCGGGCTCCCCGACGCCGACGGGTTCCTCTTCGGCTTCCCCGCGCGGTACGGCGCCATGGCCGCGCAGATGCAGGCCTTCTTCGACTCCACCGCGCCGCTCTGCCGCGGCCAGCGCCTCGCCGGCAAGCCCGCCGGCTTCTTCGTCAGCACCGGCACCCAGTGCGGCGGCCAGGAGACCACCGC GTGGACGGCGATCACGCAGCTGGCGCACCACGGCATGCTGTTCGTGCCCATCGGGTACACCTTCAGAGAGGGGATGTTCGAGATGGAGGAGCTCCGCGGGGGCTCGCCGTACGGCGCCGGGGTGTTTGCCGGCGACGGCTCCAGGCCGCCCAGCGAGCTGGAGCTGGCCCTCGCCGAGCACCACGGCAGGTACATGGCCACGCTGGTCAAGAGGATGGTGCACGGCGCCGATGCCTGA
- the LOC125510606 gene encoding uncharacterized protein LOC125510606, whose protein sequence is MANPEASKPPGPDEPATERRADETVHKDGAVNPPPPPFLEVTCRSSGEVRRFAAGTTARYALHAVNRKLAPGAPAALHVEAAKEGEEPVCFGPTAPLADYGRGWRLQTVTEQDAPGAHHHAPPPGDEGKGARERELLRKKGASVYLAKIGLAFVFLFLLGGLFTYLLETVPDMILASTPPQSM, encoded by the exons ATGGCGAATCCGGAGGCCAGCAAGCCGCCGGGACCCGACGAGCCGGCGACGGAGCGGCGAGCTGACGAGACGGTGCACAAGGACGGCGCCGTCAACCCACCTCCCCCGCCG TTCTTGGAGGTCACCTGCAGGAGCTCCGGAGAGGTGCGGCGGTTCGCGGCGGGGACGACCGCCCGGTACGCGCTGCACGCGGTGAACCGCAAGCTGGCCCCCGGCGCCCCGGCGGCGCTGCACGTGGAGGCGGCCAAGGAGGGGGAGGAGCCCGTGTGCTTCGGCCCCACCGCGCCCCTCGCCGACTACGGCCGCGGCTGGCGGCTCCAGACCGTCACCGAGCAGGACGCGCCGGGCGCGCATCATCACGCGCCACCGCCCGGAGACGAGGGGAAGGGGGCTCGCGAGAGGGAACTGCTGAGGAAGAAGGGCGCCTCCGTGTACCTGGCCAAGATCGGGCTCGCCTTCGTCTTCCTCTTCCTGCTCGGCGGGCTCTTCACCTACCTGCTCGAGACCGTCCCCGACATGATCCTCGCCTCCACTCCTCCTCAGTCCATGTAG